A region of Thermococcus barossii DNA encodes the following proteins:
- the proS gene encoding proline--tRNA ligase, whose translation MSKVERKKWSEEFSEWYNELIETAGIQDKRYPVKGMNIWLPYGLKIMRNIERFIHSEMGRTGHEEVLFPALIPETEFQKEAEHIAGFEGEVFWVTHAGHDPLDVRLILRPTSETAMYSMFSLWIRSHADLPFKIYQIVNVYRYETKHTRPLIRVREISRFFEAHTAHDSFEDAERQIKEDLEIFDRLAKFLALPYIVSRRPEWDKFPGAYYSLGAEVMMPDGRTLQIGTMHNYRQNFAKAYNIQYETETGEHEFVHQTTFGMSERLLAAVIAIHGDDRGMVLPPTIAPIQVVIVPIPKKDAEADVFAYAREIAEELRTGGLRVYVDERDIRPGRKFYDWELKGVPLRIEVGPRDVAGRKAVLARRDTLEKVTVERDAIVDEVRKTLDEIHENLYNRAREFLESHIKRVETIDEARAVFEDRRGVVEIPWCGDEECGLKMEEILDAKMLGTPYPEEKAEAPEGKKCPVCGREAKFIARFARTY comes from the coding sequence ATGAGCAAGGTGGAGAGGAAGAAGTGGAGCGAGGAGTTCAGCGAGTGGTACAACGAGCTGATCGAGACGGCTGGAATCCAGGACAAACGCTATCCGGTCAAGGGAATGAACATCTGGCTCCCGTACGGATTGAAAATCATGAGGAACATTGAGAGGTTCATACACTCGGAGATGGGAAGAACCGGCCACGAGGAGGTTTTGTTCCCGGCCCTCATTCCTGAGACCGAGTTTCAGAAGGAGGCCGAGCACATAGCCGGCTTCGAGGGTGAGGTCTTCTGGGTCACCCATGCGGGTCATGACCCCCTCGACGTCAGGCTCATTCTGCGACCAACGAGCGAGACCGCCATGTACTCAATGTTTTCCCTCTGGATACGCTCTCACGCGGATCTTCCGTTTAAAATCTATCAGATAGTTAACGTTTACCGCTACGAGACCAAGCACACGAGGCCTCTAATCCGTGTCAGGGAGATAAGCAGATTTTTTGAAGCCCACACAGCCCACGACAGCTTTGAAGATGCCGAGAGGCAGATAAAGGAGGATCTCGAAATATTCGACAGGCTTGCGAAGTTCCTGGCCTTGCCGTACATAGTCTCCAGGAGGCCCGAATGGGACAAGTTCCCCGGTGCTTACTACTCCCTCGGTGCAGAGGTTATGATGCCCGACGGCAGGACACTCCAGATAGGGACGATGCACAACTACAGGCAGAACTTCGCTAAAGCCTACAACATCCAGTACGAGACGGAAACCGGCGAGCATGAGTTCGTCCACCAGACCACATTCGGAATGAGCGAGCGCCTCCTCGCGGCAGTTATAGCTATACACGGCGACGATAGGGGGATGGTCCTGCCCCCGACGATAGCCCCCATACAGGTCGTCATCGTCCCGATTCCCAAGAAGGACGCCGAGGCCGATGTATTCGCCTACGCGAGGGAAATTGCCGAGGAGCTAAGAACGGGTGGCCTCAGAGTCTACGTTGACGAGCGCGACATAAGACCCGGAAGGAAGTTCTACGACTGGGAACTGAAGGGCGTTCCGCTCAGGATAGAGGTCGGCCCAAGGGACGTTGCAGGCAGGAAAGCGGTTCTCGCGAGGCGCGATACCCTTGAGAAGGTCACCGTGGAACGTGATGCCATCGTTGACGAAGTCAGGAAGACCCTCGATGAGATTCACGAGAACCTTTACAACAGGGCCAGGGAGTTCCTTGAGAGCCATATAAAGCGCGTCGAGACCATAGATGAGGCCAGGGCCGTCTTTGAGGACAGGCGCGGGGTAGTGGAAATCCCCTGGTGCGGTGATGAGGAGTGCGGCCTCAAGATGGAGGAGATACTCGACGCCAAGATGCTCGGAACTCCCTACCCGGAGGAGAAGGCCGAAGCTCCCGAGGGTAAGAAGTGCCCCGTCTGCGGCAGGGAGGCCAAGTTCATCGCGAGGTTCGCGAGGACCTACTGA
- a CDS encoding 2-hydroxyacid dehydrogenase, translated as MRPRVAVLFKMKSKPVEELKKYADVEFILYPSVEELKERIGEFDGVIVSPLNTLPGDVIKRAGRLKVISCHSAGYDHVDVEAATRKGIYVTKVAGVLSEAVAEFAVGLTIALLRKIAYADRFIRSGKWDSHRTVWGGFKEIETLYGKRVGILGMGAIGKAIARRMKAMGTEIFYWSRSRKPDIEEEVGARYLPLDDVLRESEVVILALPATRETYHIINEERLELLEGKYLVNIGRGTLVDENAIMKALKEGKLKGYATDVFENEPVQEHELFKHEWETVLTPHYAGLSKEAMEDMGFQAVRNLLAVLRGEVPETLVNREVLKIRPPEKVKML; from the coding sequence ATGAGGCCGAGGGTGGCCGTTCTTTTTAAAATGAAGAGCAAACCCGTTGAAGAGCTGAAAAAGTACGCGGACGTCGAGTTCATTCTCTATCCAAGCGTGGAGGAGCTGAAGGAAAGGATAGGGGAGTTCGATGGGGTGATAGTTTCCCCGCTCAATACGCTCCCCGGTGATGTCATCAAGAGAGCCGGGAGGCTGAAGGTGATAAGCTGCCACTCGGCAGGCTACGATCACGTTGACGTTGAGGCGGCAACGAGGAAGGGAATATACGTGACCAAAGTGGCGGGAGTTCTCAGCGAGGCCGTTGCCGAGTTCGCCGTCGGCCTTACCATAGCACTCCTCAGGAAGATAGCCTACGCCGACAGGTTCATTCGCTCCGGAAAGTGGGACTCCCACAGAACGGTGTGGGGTGGTTTCAAGGAGATAGAGACCCTCTACGGCAAAAGGGTCGGAATCCTCGGTATGGGAGCGATAGGAAAAGCTATAGCCCGGAGAATGAAGGCGATGGGGACGGAGATATTCTACTGGTCGCGGTCGAGGAAGCCCGATATAGAGGAGGAAGTCGGTGCAAGGTACCTCCCGCTCGACGACGTCCTGAGGGAGAGCGAGGTCGTTATCTTAGCCCTCCCGGCCACGAGAGAAACCTATCACATCATCAACGAGGAAAGGCTGGAACTCCTCGAAGGCAAATACCTCGTCAACATCGGGCGTGGAACGCTCGTTGATGAGAACGCCATCATGAAAGCCCTCAAGGAAGGGAAACTGAAGGGGTACGCGACGGATGTATTCGAGAACGAGCCAGTGCAGGAGCACGAACTCTTCAAGCACGAGTGGGAGACGGTTCTAACGCCCCACTACGCCGGTTTGAGTAAGGAGGCCATGGAGGACATGGGCTTCCAGGCGGTGAGGAACCTCCTGGCTGTTCTCAGGGGTGAGGTCCCGGAGACGCTCGTGAACAGGGAGGTTCTCAAGATACGCCCACCCGAGAAGGTTAAGATGCTCTGA
- a CDS encoding M42 family metallopeptidase, with amino-acid sequence MLVDELREITRIPGISGYEEKVREKIAEWVEPYADYTVDTIGNLLVELGEGELKAIFMAHMDEIGLLVTGIRPDGKLTFRKIGGIDDRLLYGRHLDVVTESGKLDGVIGALPVHLNLERKFDTVPWSKLAIDIGAESREEAESLGVKVLDYAVFKKHFAVLNGRYVSTRSLDDRFGVVALVEAIKDLVDHDLDGRFIFAFTVQEEVGLKGARFLAERYTPRYAFAVDSFACCGELTGNVRLGGGAVIRAVDNSAIYTRRLARKVTEIASRNGIPLQIGVTGGGTDASVFQGKSEVLALSVPIKYLHSEVETLHLGDLEALTKLIEAIAFEL; translated from the coding sequence ATGCTCGTCGATGAGCTGAGGGAAATCACCCGGATTCCGGGGATTTCCGGCTACGAGGAAAAGGTCAGGGAGAAGATTGCGGAGTGGGTCGAGCCGTACGCCGACTACACCGTCGATACCATTGGAAACCTGCTCGTCGAGCTCGGCGAGGGCGAGCTAAAGGCCATCTTCATGGCCCACATGGACGAGATAGGGCTTCTCGTGACGGGTATAAGGCCTGACGGAAAGCTGACCTTCAGGAAAATCGGCGGCATAGACGACAGACTGCTCTACGGCAGACACCTCGACGTGGTAACCGAGAGCGGGAAGCTCGACGGCGTCATTGGCGCCCTTCCGGTGCACCTCAACCTTGAACGGAAGTTCGACACCGTTCCATGGAGCAAGCTCGCCATAGACATCGGGGCTGAAAGCAGAGAAGAGGCTGAATCACTCGGCGTTAAGGTTCTCGACTACGCGGTCTTCAAAAAGCACTTCGCGGTTCTTAACGGCCGCTACGTCTCCACCCGCTCCCTCGATGACCGCTTTGGGGTCGTTGCCCTCGTGGAGGCGATAAAGGACCTCGTTGACCACGACCTCGACGGGCGCTTCATCTTCGCCTTCACGGTCCAGGAGGAGGTCGGCCTCAAGGGCGCCCGCTTTTTGGCGGAGCGTTACACTCCGAGATACGCCTTTGCCGTCGATTCCTTCGCCTGCTGCGGTGAGCTTACGGGTAACGTTCGCCTCGGCGGGGGAGCAGTGATAAGGGCCGTGGACAACTCGGCCATCTACACGAGGAGGCTCGCCAGAAAGGTCACGGAAATAGCGTCGAGGAACGGGATTCCCCTCCAGATTGGCGTAACCGGCGGTGGAACCGACGCCTCGGTCTTCCAGGGGAAGAGCGAAGTCCTCGCCCTGAGCGTGCCCATAAAGTATCTCCACAGCGAGGTGGAGACCCTTCACCTCGGAGACCTTGAGGCCCTGACAAAGCTCATAGAGGCTATTGCCTTCGAACTGTGA
- a CDS encoding sulfite exporter TauE/SafE family protein → MFKYFSYFAVGIFIGILAALFGLGGGFLIVPTLNFLGVEIHHAVGTSSAAVVFTSLSSALAYSRQGRIHYKAGFLLASTAVIGAYIGAWFTSFISPAQLKVIFGLALIVVAVRIYRKKTAEPTEIMLKDVEIDYRLVPLGGFFAGIASGLLGVGGGIINVPFLTYLGLPIHYAVATSSFAIVFTATAGALKHYAMGNVEAQWLVLLVPGLIIGAQLGARIAKRTRASSLKKAFAVVMGLLALRMILKGLGFPIP, encoded by the coding sequence TTGTTCAAATACTTCTCCTACTTCGCAGTCGGGATATTCATCGGCATCCTCGCGGCGCTCTTTGGCCTCGGCGGGGGCTTCCTGATAGTTCCAACTCTCAACTTCCTCGGCGTTGAGATACATCACGCGGTGGGAACCTCAAGCGCCGCGGTGGTCTTTACATCCCTCAGCTCCGCCTTAGCTTACTCAAGACAGGGGAGGATACACTACAAGGCCGGCTTCCTGCTGGCTTCAACGGCCGTGATAGGGGCCTACATCGGTGCGTGGTTCACGAGTTTCATAAGCCCCGCCCAGCTGAAGGTCATCTTTGGCCTTGCCTTAATCGTCGTTGCCGTCAGGATATACCGCAAGAAAACTGCCGAGCCGACTGAGATCATGCTGAAAGACGTGGAGATCGACTACAGGCTCGTTCCCCTCGGCGGCTTCTTCGCGGGAATAGCCAGCGGTCTGCTCGGCGTCGGCGGGGGCATAATCAACGTGCCGTTTCTCACATACCTTGGACTGCCGATTCACTACGCCGTGGCAACGTCAAGCTTCGCGATAGTCTTTACCGCAACCGCTGGAGCGCTCAAACACTACGCGATGGGCAACGTGGAGGCGCAGTGGCTGGTTCTTCTCGTCCCGGGGCTTATAATTGGGGCCCAGCTCGGTGCGAGGATAGCAAAGAGAACACGGGCGAGCAGTCTAAAGAAGGCCTTCGCCGTTGTCATGGGGCTCTTGGCCCTGAGAATGATCCTCAAGGGACTCGGCTTTCCGATTCCCTGA
- a CDS encoding sulfite exporter TauE/SafE family protein — translation MLNPVMAVLIGALIGTVAGLFGVGGGFLIVPSLVFLGLPIHLAIGTSLACITISSLSSAYAHIRAGRVLYRVAFLKEVFSIPAAMVGAYLSGMLNPNVLEAVFGVLLMYVAYAFVRRNSVRARGDLRIDYRKVPLIGALSGLTSGLLGVSGGILNVPLFHTLAGLPVNYAVGTSSLALFFTALVGTATHYTLGQVDVETALLLSPGLIIGAALGARLVPRLHPRRFKLLFSALLVLVAIRLLLRALKGF, via the coding sequence ATGCTTAACCCGGTGATGGCGGTTTTAATCGGCGCACTCATAGGCACGGTGGCAGGCCTCTTCGGGGTTGGGGGAGGCTTCCTAATAGTTCCTTCACTGGTGTTCCTGGGACTGCCCATCCACCTGGCCATTGGAACGAGTCTCGCGTGCATAACGATAAGCTCCCTCTCATCGGCCTACGCCCACATCCGGGCCGGCAGGGTCCTCTACCGTGTGGCCTTTTTGAAGGAGGTCTTTTCGATCCCCGCGGCGATGGTGGGGGCGTACCTCTCCGGAATGCTGAACCCAAACGTCCTGGAGGCAGTGTTTGGAGTTCTCCTGATGTACGTTGCCTATGCATTCGTCAGGAGGAACTCCGTGAGGGCCCGCGGCGACTTGAGGATAGACTACCGGAAGGTTCCACTTATAGGCGCCCTCTCCGGCCTGACCTCAGGACTTCTTGGAGTCAGTGGCGGCATACTGAACGTCCCGCTCTTTCACACCCTCGCGGGTCTCCCGGTGAACTACGCCGTTGGAACGTCCAGCCTCGCGCTCTTCTTCACGGCCCTCGTGGGAACGGCCACCCACTACACCCTGGGCCAGGTGGACGTCGAGACCGCCCTGCTTCTCTCGCCCGGCCTCATAATCGGCGCCGCCCTTGGCGCCAGGCTCGTTCCGAGGCTGCACCCGCGGAGGTTCAAGCTTCTGTTTTCGGCACTCCTCGTGCTGGTCGCGATAAGACTCCTCCTCCGGGCACTCAAAGGTTTTTAA
- a CDS encoding HAD family hydrolase — protein sequence MKELFEKVKEEYGVEIADENDMSGAWKLVEMLKEKGWVVYIITARGREQVDAWHPSYGSLYAQFGEIPHFESVVEGICLTALHVRELEKNGTL from the coding sequence ATGAAGGAGCTCTTCGAGAAGGTCAAGGAAGAATACGGTGTTGAGATAGCCGATGAAAACGACATGAGTGGCGCCTGGAAGCTGGTGGAGATGCTCAAGGAGAAGGGCTGGGTCGTTTACATCATCACCGCGAGAGGCCGCGAGCAGGTGGATGCCTGGCACCCAAGCTATGGAAGCCTGTACGCCCAGTTCGGCGAGATACCCCACTTTGAAAGCGTGGTGGAGGGTATATGCCTGACTGCGCTCCATGTAAGGGAGCTTGAGAAGAATGGAACGCTTTGA
- a CDS encoding coiled-coil domain-containing protein, translating to MSMGDAKFGALALAMLLLGSIIPLGLAEGNNTTGSYTGALDNSTREIMIAGQLIDQLQRLSKFAEEKIEPIKDRLPENSTILVHYELAEDYRDKAISEYEAGEYYDSILDSLTAMHHYKVALSALKEAKEKVQDVRERIKIEIERMTEYFRFVERTIRLAENQGIDVSNLTRLYNETRDAYKTVLDDLKAGDYEKAKADYETAKEKKALLDEELRRVREELAYANADKIVRDFLLKGEKGMEIAQRAIEKGQENGYNMTELQERLDTFREVYDEVKALADEGRWEDALNVMKENRETIVEFHNAVGFVLRKARERELEEKLKDVRAFLREMNGRIQRDSKALRELGREGVDTTRAEIQLRVAAQELRIGVELLRQGRPLQAKAHFAIALDMLHRVDEFILAHS from the coding sequence ATGTCCATGGGAGATGCAAAGTTCGGGGCACTGGCCCTGGCAATGCTGCTGCTTGGGAGCATAATACCGCTGGGTCTGGCAGAGGGCAACAACACCACCGGCTCGTACACCGGAGCGCTTGACAACAGCACGAGGGAGATCATGATAGCGGGCCAGTTGATTGACCAGCTTCAGAGACTGAGCAAATTTGCCGAGGAGAAGATTGAGCCCATAAAGGACAGGCTGCCCGAGAACTCCACCATACTCGTTCATTATGAGCTGGCGGAGGACTACAGGGATAAAGCCATTAGCGAGTATGAGGCTGGAGAATACTACGACTCGATACTGGACAGCTTAACGGCTATGCACCACTACAAGGTTGCCCTCTCGGCGCTTAAGGAGGCCAAGGAGAAGGTTCAGGACGTGAGGGAACGCATTAAGATTGAAATCGAGCGCATGACGGAGTACTTCCGGTTCGTTGAGAGGACCATAAGACTCGCCGAAAACCAGGGAATAGACGTGAGCAATCTAACCAGGCTTTACAACGAGACCAGGGACGCATACAAGACAGTCCTTGATGACCTCAAAGCTGGGGACTACGAGAAGGCGAAGGCCGACTATGAAACAGCCAAGGAGAAAAAGGCACTCCTCGATGAGGAACTGAGGAGGGTCAGGGAAGAGCTTGCCTACGCGAACGCGGATAAGATAGTCCGGGACTTCCTCCTCAAAGGCGAGAAGGGTATGGAGATAGCCCAGCGGGCGATCGAAAAGGGACAGGAAAACGGTTATAACATGACCGAGCTCCAGGAGAGGCTCGACACCTTCAGGGAAGTGTACGACGAGGTGAAGGCCCTCGCCGATGAGGGCAGGTGGGAGGACGCTTTGAACGTCATGAAGGAGAACAGGGAAACTATAGTCGAATTCCACAACGCCGTTGGTTTCGTGCTCAGAAAGGCCCGCGAGAGGGAGCTTGAGGAGAAGCTAAAGGACGTACGCGCTTTCCTCAGGGAGATGAACGGCAGAATCCAGAGGGATTCCAAAGCTCTCAGGGAGCTCGGTAGGGAAGGCGTCGACACGACCCGCGCAGAGATTCAGCTGAGGGTGGCCGCCCAGGAGCTGAGGATAGGGGTCGAGCTCCTCAGGCAGGGAAGGCCGCTCCAGGCAAAGGCGCACTTCGCGATAGCACTGGACATGCTTCACAGGGTCGACGAGTTCATACTCGCCCACTCCTGA
- a CDS encoding helix-turn-helix transcriptional regulator, with the protein MRLDYLAVFMVTLILFPWASSYAVSSLVLTVYDDGYVKVEYEILPEEYSSQIELPLLGGHYENVIVEDGNGNPLNFRLENGSILVYSGEADIVRVSYYTPDLTVKEGIVWTLHVETNDSFTVVLPENAIVVDLSDIPLEIAGNSITMPPGNQSVSYTLNGRAVGEGNEAGSLPYLALVGGLAVAGASAYILWRKGRGRSMPTREEFERKLDNVDLNEEERRALLYIFDRGGRASQAEVREAIGLPKTTAWRMFRRLEKKGLVKVLKGRKENWVELKL; encoded by the coding sequence ATGAGGCTCGATTACCTCGCGGTGTTCATGGTAACCCTCATTCTTTTTCCCTGGGCTAGTTCCTATGCCGTCTCGTCCCTGGTTTTGACGGTTTACGATGACGGCTATGTCAAGGTTGAATACGAGATTCTCCCGGAGGAGTACTCCTCCCAGATTGAACTTCCCCTCCTCGGCGGCCACTACGAAAACGTCATTGTTGAGGACGGAAACGGGAATCCTCTAAACTTCAGGCTTGAAAACGGAAGCATTCTCGTATACTCTGGAGAAGCGGACATCGTCAGGGTATCATATTACACCCCAGATCTGACCGTGAAGGAGGGCATCGTCTGGACGCTTCACGTTGAGACCAACGATTCCTTCACCGTGGTTCTGCCGGAGAACGCCATAGTGGTTGACCTCAGCGACATACCGCTTGAGATAGCCGGAAACTCGATAACCATGCCCCCCGGCAACCAGAGCGTCTCGTACACCCTCAACGGCAGGGCGGTAGGTGAGGGGAACGAGGCCGGTAGCTTACCCTATCTTGCCCTCGTTGGTGGCCTCGCGGTGGCTGGAGCTTCCGCCTACATCCTCTGGAGGAAGGGCAGAGGGAGGTCGATGCCCACCAGGGAGGAGTTCGAAAGGAAGCTCGACAATGTGGACCTCAACGAGGAGGAAAGGCGCGCGTTGCTATATATCTTCGATAGGGGCGGAAGGGCGAGCCAGGCAGAGGTCAGGGAGGCGATAGGTCTGCCCAAGACGACAGCGTGGAGGATGTTCAGGCGCCTTGAGAAGAAGGGGCTGGTAAAGGTTCTGAAAGGGAGAAAGGAAAACTGGGTGGAGCTGAAGCTTTAG
- the metG gene encoding methionine--tRNA ligase: MVRYMVTSALPYANGPIHAGHLAGAYLPADIFVRYLRLKGEEVLFICGTDEHGTPITFRALKEGRSPREIVDEFHEHIKTTFERAKISFDYFGRTELPVHYRVSQEFFLKALENGHLVKKVTKQAYCEHDKMFLPDRYVIGTCPYCGAENQRGDQCEVCGHPLTPEILINPRCNICGNPITFKDSAHYYIKMKDFEDRLREWVEGQHWKPNVKNTVLGWINEGLEERAITRDLDWGIPVPLDDEDVKGKVLYVWFEAPIGYISITIEALKRAGKEKEWKKFWLNLDGETRVIHFIGKDNVPFHAIFWPAFLMAYGKYRDDETEAEWLLPHDIPANEYLNLEGRKFSTSRNWAIWVHEFLDAFPADYLRYYLTAIMPETRDSDFSFADFKSKINEELVNNLGNFVHRALTFTNRYFDGIVPERGELDDLDREAFEEIERAFKEVGELIGQYRFKDALKRVMELAIFGNRYFDYQKPWKTAKTDRVRTATTVNISLQLVKTLGILLEPFLPDASEKIWHLLNLEELKRWEFTEVPAGHRVRKATPMFKKVTDEDIIYFIVNHIARGNPESARLLLEKYYRRDDVVKVVIERFGEAKREEAIALLRGIYGDEIGVKTEKSEKASKNEKAKKEGKDMGYVSFDDFMKLDLRVGRIISVEDHPNADRLYVVRVDLGDEVRQLVAGLKKYYSKDELLNKTVVIIANLEPKKLRGVESQGMLLAADDGEKVALLMPDKEVKLGAKIR, translated from the coding sequence ATGGTCAGGTACATGGTAACCTCAGCACTCCCTTACGCTAACGGACCGATACACGCGGGACACCTTGCGGGAGCCTACCTCCCCGCGGACATCTTCGTGCGCTACCTCCGCCTCAAAGGCGAAGAGGTGCTCTTCATCTGCGGAACGGATGAACACGGTACTCCGATAACCTTCCGCGCGCTCAAGGAGGGCAGGAGCCCGAGGGAGATAGTTGACGAGTTCCACGAGCACATAAAGACGACCTTCGAGAGGGCCAAGATAAGCTTCGACTACTTCGGCAGGACCGAGTTACCTGTCCACTACCGGGTAAGCCAGGAGTTCTTCCTCAAGGCCCTTGAGAACGGCCACCTCGTCAAGAAGGTCACCAAGCAGGCCTACTGCGAGCACGACAAGATGTTCCTGCCCGACCGCTACGTCATCGGAACCTGCCCCTACTGTGGGGCAGAAAACCAGCGCGGCGACCAGTGTGAGGTCTGCGGTCATCCGCTCACGCCCGAAATCCTCATCAACCCGCGCTGCAACATCTGCGGCAACCCGATAACATTCAAGGACTCGGCCCACTACTACATCAAGATGAAGGACTTCGAGGATAGGCTGAGGGAGTGGGTCGAGGGACAGCACTGGAAGCCCAACGTAAAGAACACCGTCCTCGGCTGGATTAACGAGGGGCTTGAGGAGAGGGCCATAACGCGCGACCTCGACTGGGGTATTCCGGTTCCTCTCGACGACGAGGACGTTAAGGGGAAGGTGCTCTACGTCTGGTTTGAAGCGCCTATAGGCTACATCTCGATCACGATAGAGGCCCTCAAGAGGGCTGGAAAAGAGAAGGAGTGGAAGAAGTTCTGGCTCAACCTCGACGGCGAGACTAGGGTGATCCACTTCATAGGCAAGGACAACGTGCCCTTCCACGCGATATTCTGGCCGGCCTTTCTCATGGCCTACGGTAAATACAGGGACGATGAAACCGAGGCCGAGTGGCTTCTCCCCCATGACATCCCGGCCAACGAGTACCTCAACCTTGAGGGCAGGAAGTTCTCCACCAGCAGGAACTGGGCGATATGGGTCCACGAGTTCCTCGATGCCTTCCCGGCCGACTACCTGAGGTATTACCTCACCGCGATAATGCCCGAAACTCGTGACAGCGACTTCAGCTTCGCCGACTTCAAGAGCAAGATAAACGAGGAGCTCGTCAACAACCTCGGCAACTTCGTTCACCGCGCGCTCACCTTCACCAACCGCTACTTCGATGGAATCGTTCCAGAGAGGGGCGAGCTGGACGATCTCGACAGGGAGGCCTTTGAGGAGATTGAGAGAGCCTTCAAGGAAGTCGGGGAGCTGATAGGTCAGTACCGCTTCAAGGACGCCCTCAAGAGGGTCATGGAGCTGGCCATCTTCGGCAACCGCTACTTCGACTACCAGAAGCCGTGGAAGACCGCTAAAACCGACCGCGTAAGGACTGCCACAACCGTGAACATATCCCTCCAGCTCGTCAAGACCCTCGGAATCCTCCTCGAACCGTTCCTGCCCGATGCGAGCGAGAAGATATGGCACCTCCTCAACCTAGAGGAGCTGAAGCGCTGGGAGTTCACCGAGGTTCCGGCCGGCCACAGGGTTAGAAAGGCCACCCCGATGTTCAAGAAGGTCACCGACGAGGACATAATCTACTTCATCGTGAACCACATAGCCAGGGGCAACCCGGAGAGCGCCAGGCTACTCCTCGAAAAGTACTACAGGCGGGACGATGTTGTAAAGGTCGTCATCGAGCGCTTCGGGGAGGCCAAGAGGGAGGAAGCGATAGCACTCCTCAGGGGCATCTACGGTGATGAAATCGGGGTCAAAACCGAAAAGTCTGAAAAGGCTTCAAAGAATGAGAAGGCCAAGAAGGAGGGTAAGGACATGGGATACGTCAGCTTTGACGACTTCATGAAGCTCGACCTGAGGGTCGGGAGGATAATAAGCGTTGAGGACCATCCGAACGCCGACAGGCTGTACGTGGTCAGGGTTGACCTGGGCGATGAGGTCAGGCAGCTCGTCGCCGGCTTGAAGAAGTACTACAGCAAGGACGAGCTCCTCAACAAAACGGTGGTCATCATAGCGAACCTTGAGCCGAAGAAGCTTCGCGGCGTTGAGAGCCAGGGAATGCTTCTGGCTGCCGATGACGGTGAAAAAGTGGCTTTGCTTATGCCGGATAAAGAGGTAAAGCTGGGTGCTAAGATAAGGTGA
- a CDS encoding 6-pyruvoyl trahydropterin synthase family protein: protein MKARVVERFKFEAAHAVIINGKPEKIHGHTFRLEVAVEGELRRGYVMDFIELRRLVGEVIGKLDHGNLNELFDNPTTENVALWIAEEVEKRLPDGVRLKRIVLWEGDENGVEFEF from the coding sequence ATGAAGGCGAGGGTGGTTGAGCGCTTCAAGTTTGAAGCCGCGCACGCGGTCATAATCAATGGAAAGCCAGAGAAAATTCACGGCCACACCTTCAGGCTCGAGGTCGCGGTTGAAGGCGAACTCAGGAGGGGTTACGTGATGGACTTCATCGAGCTGAGAAGGCTCGTTGGGGAAGTCATTGGCAAGCTCGACCACGGGAACTTAAACGAACTCTTCGACAACCCGACTACCGAGAACGTTGCCCTGTGGATAGCGGAGGAGGTTGAAAAGCGCCTCCCCGATGGCGTGAGGCTGAAACGAATAGTCCTCTGGGAGGGCGACGAGAACGGGGTGGAGTTTGAGTTTTAA
- a CDS encoding DUF192 domain-containing protein: protein MLINETKERTWHGPVKLADSFFKRFRGLMLVRHVNHALVFILPAETKANASIHMFFMLSDIDVIWLDSTRRVVDFKTARKWRLYAPRKPAKYIIEGPVGIIKALDVEEGDLISWSPSEEKERAVPVKVSLPDGFSFDKGTNGMAFTESVGEVKAENP from the coding sequence ATGCTCATCAACGAGACCAAAGAGCGGACGTGGCACGGGCCCGTAAAGCTTGCCGACAGCTTTTTCAAGCGCTTTAGGGGGCTGATGCTGGTAAGGCACGTCAACCATGCCCTTGTCTTCATCCTTCCCGCCGAGACCAAGGCCAACGCCTCGATCCACATGTTCTTCATGCTGAGCGATATAGACGTGATATGGCTCGATTCGACGAGGCGCGTCGTCGATTTCAAGACCGCCAGGAAGTGGCGCCTCTACGCTCCCAGAAAGCCGGCCAAATACATAATCGAAGGCCCCGTGGGGATTATAAAAGCGCTTGACGTCGAGGAGGGCGACCTCATAAGCTGGAGCCCGAGCGAGGAGAAGGAGCGGGCCGTCCCGGTGAAGGTGTCCCTTCCAGATGGCTTCTCATTCGACAAGGGCACCAACGGGATGGCCTTTACGGAGAGCGTGGGGGAAGTGAAAGCGGAGAATCCTTAA